One Elgaria multicarinata webbii isolate HBS135686 ecotype San Diego chromosome 7, rElgMul1.1.pri, whole genome shotgun sequence DNA window includes the following coding sequences:
- the LOC134401988 gene encoding MAP kinase-interacting serine/threonine-protein kinase 1-like translates to MLGIHGVGCSEKWKHCVSVRVTSSILAHIQKQKHFNEREASRVVRDVACALDFQHTKRIARRDLKPVNIFCESLNKVSPVRICDFDLVSGVKVNSACTLITMPELTTPCGSVEYMVPEVVAIFTEEATFSDKCCDLWSLVVILYIMLTGFPTFVGNCDTDCSWDRGEVCKICQNKLFERIQEGKYEFPDMDWSHISSDEKDLISKLLVCDAKKRLNAAQVLQHPWVQGHASERGLPTLQILQRNSSTKELTLFAAEAIALNCHFSKHGNLQHLNQVGPYPSSIDSQTTHVSFQIIKS, encoded by the exons ATGCTGGGCATACATGGAGTCGGGTGTTCTGAGAAGTGGAAACATTGTGTCAGTGTCAGGGTAACAA GCTCTATCCTGGCCCACATACAGAAGCAAaagca CTTTAATGAGAGAGAAGCCAGCAGGGTGGTGAGAGACGTTGCCTGTGCCCTGGATTTCCAGCACACAAAAAGAATTGCTCGTCGAGACCTAAAACCTGTAAACATATTTTGTGAATCTCTCAATAAGGTGTCACCAGTGAGAATTTGTGATTTTGATCTTGTAAGTGGGGTCAAGGTCAACAGTGCATGTACTCTGATCACTATGCCTGAGTTGACTACTCCATGTGGTTCTGTGGAGTACATGGTCCCTGAGGTGGTAGCAATCTTCACAGAGGAAGCCACATTCTCTGACAAGTGCTGTGACCTGTGGAGCTTGGTTGTGATTTTGTACATCATGTTAACTGGCTTCCCAACTTTTGTTGGGAACTGTGACACAGATTGCAGCTGGGACAGGGGAGAAGTCTGCAAAATTTGTCAGAACAAGCTCTTTGAGAGGATCCAGGAAGGCAAGTATGAGTTTCCTGATATGGACTGGTCTCATATCTCCAGTGATGAGAAAGATCTCATCTCAAAGTTGCTAGTCTGTGATGCCAAAAAGAGGCTTAATGCTGCTCAGGTTCTACAGCATCCATGGGTACAAGGTCATGCTTCTGAAAGAGGACTGCCCACACTGCAGATTCTTCAAAGGAACAGCAGTACAAAAGAGCTCACTCTTTTTGCAGCTGAGGCTATTGCTCTAAACTGCCACTTCTCCAAGCACGGGAATCTTCAACACCTGAACCAGGTTGGGCCATATCCATCCTCCATAGACTCACAAACTACCCATGTGTCTTTccaaatcataaaatcatag